One part of the Alosa alosa isolate M-15738 ecotype Scorff River chromosome 4, AALO_Geno_1.1, whole genome shotgun sequence genome encodes these proteins:
- the LOC125294049 gene encoding zinc finger protein 239-like isoform X1, protein MRLISIMDIKHKQACIKVEQATQRITQALQDPVSGIKKEEGSDWYGDYKQSVEGTDPRTEATISSSADIKTELLQDPVSGIKKEEGSDWYGDYKQSVEGTDPRTEETISSSADIKTELLQDQEEKSNMAPVPNSEMEFRRVSVEDCCRTQEQRKINKKDNRDGEQPETRNGSSLSSSSASPSMSSTETEKSKNHSCSVCGKSFHLLSQLRKHQDVHTGEGPHSCALCGKCFTEKGNLKRHQLQHTGEKPYHCTQCGHSFRQEAHLKEHQRIHTGERPYHCTLCDKSFTSKGNLNVHKRTHTKQRPYHCADCGNSFICHNDLRKHQRIHTGERPYPCAQCDQSFTRPSHLRRHQRTHTGERLYHCTHCGKNLSTLEYLKIHQKKHTEQM, encoded by the exons ATGAGATTAATCAGCATCATGGACATTAAGCACAAACAAGCCTGCATCAAAGTGGAGCAGGCCACTCAACGTATTACACAAGCATTACAG GATCCAGTCTCGGGGATTAAAAAAGAAGAGGGCAGTGATTGGTATGGAGATTACAAGCAATCTG TGGAGGGAACTGACCCCAGAACAGAAGCGACCATTTCTTCATCTGCAGACATTAAAACGGAACTGCTGCAG GATCCAGTCTCGGGGATTAAAAAAGAAGAGGGCAGTGATTGGTATGGAGATTACAAGCAATCTG TGGAAGGAACTGACCCCAGAACAGAAGAGACCATTTCTTCATCTGCAGACATTAAAACGGAACTGCTGCAG GATCAGGAGGAAAAGTCAAACATGGCTCCAGTCCCCAACTCCGAAATGGAGTTCAGAAGGGTATCAGTGGAGGACTGCTGTAGAACACAAGAACAGCGAAAGATTAACAAGAAGGATAATAGAGATGGAGAACAGCCTGAGACCc GAAATGGATCATCTCTCTCGTCCTCCTCAGCATCCCCCTCCATGTCAAGCACAGAGACTGAGAAATCCAAAAATCACTCCTGTTCTGTGTGTGGTAAAAGCTTCCACTTACTGTCTCAGCTTAGGAAGCATCAAGATGTCCACACAGGTGAGGGGCCACACTCCTGCGCCTTGTGTGGTAAGTGTTTTACTGAAAAGGGAAATCTCAAGCGACACCAGCTTCAGCACACCGGGGAAAAGCCGTACCACTGCACTCAGTGTGGCCATAGTTTCCGACAAGAGGCACATCTCAAAGAACATCAGCgcattcacacaggagagaggccaTACCACTGCACTCTGTGTGACAAGAGTTTCACTTCAAAGGGAAATCTCAATGTACATAAGCGCACCCATACAAAACAGAGGCCGTACCACTGTGCTGACTGTGGCAACAGTTTCATTTGCCATAACGACCTCAGGAAACACCAGCgcattcacacaggagagaggccgTACCCCTGCGCTCAGTGTGACCAGAGTTTCACCAGGCCATCTCATCTCAGGCGACACCAGCGcactcacacaggagagaggctgTATCACTGTACTCATTGTGGCAAGAATTTGTCCACTCTTGAATATCTGAAAATACACCAGAAGAAACACACTGAACAAATGTAG
- the LOC125294049 gene encoding zinc finger protein 239-like isoform X2, with protein MRLISIMDIKHKQACIKVEQATQRITQALQDPVSGIKKEEGSDWYGDYKQSVEGTDPRTEATISSSADIKTELLQDQEEKSNMAPVPNSEMEFRRVSVEDCCRTQEQRKINKKDNRDGEQPETRNGSSLSSSSASPSMSSTETEKSKNHSCSVCGKSFHLLSQLRKHQDVHTGEGPHSCALCGKCFTEKGNLKRHQLQHTGEKPYHCTQCGHSFRQEAHLKEHQRIHTGERPYHCTLCDKSFTSKGNLNVHKRTHTKQRPYHCADCGNSFICHNDLRKHQRIHTGERPYPCAQCDQSFTRPSHLRRHQRTHTGERLYHCTHCGKNLSTLEYLKIHQKKHTEQM; from the exons ATGAGATTAATCAGCATCATGGACATTAAGCACAAACAAGCCTGCATCAAAGTGGAGCAGGCCACTCAACGTATTACACAAGCATTACAG GATCCAGTCTCGGGGATTAAAAAAGAAGAGGGCAGTGATTGGTATGGAGATTACAAGCAATCTG TGGAGGGAACTGACCCCAGAACAGAAGCGACCATTTCTTCATCTGCAGACATTAAAACGGAACTGCTGCAG GATCAGGAGGAAAAGTCAAACATGGCTCCAGTCCCCAACTCCGAAATGGAGTTCAGAAGGGTATCAGTGGAGGACTGCTGTAGAACACAAGAACAGCGAAAGATTAACAAGAAGGATAATAGAGATGGAGAACAGCCTGAGACCc GAAATGGATCATCTCTCTCGTCCTCCTCAGCATCCCCCTCCATGTCAAGCACAGAGACTGAGAAATCCAAAAATCACTCCTGTTCTGTGTGTGGTAAAAGCTTCCACTTACTGTCTCAGCTTAGGAAGCATCAAGATGTCCACACAGGTGAGGGGCCACACTCCTGCGCCTTGTGTGGTAAGTGTTTTACTGAAAAGGGAAATCTCAAGCGACACCAGCTTCAGCACACCGGGGAAAAGCCGTACCACTGCACTCAGTGTGGCCATAGTTTCCGACAAGAGGCACATCTCAAAGAACATCAGCgcattcacacaggagagaggccaTACCACTGCACTCTGTGTGACAAGAGTTTCACTTCAAAGGGAAATCTCAATGTACATAAGCGCACCCATACAAAACAGAGGCCGTACCACTGTGCTGACTGTGGCAACAGTTTCATTTGCCATAACGACCTCAGGAAACACCAGCgcattcacacaggagagaggccgTACCCCTGCGCTCAGTGTGACCAGAGTTTCACCAGGCCATCTCATCTCAGGCGACACCAGCGcactcacacaggagagaggctgTATCACTGTACTCATTGTGGCAAGAATTTGTCCACTCTTGAATATCTGAAAATACACCAGAAGAAACACACTGAACAAATGTAG
- the LOC125293190 gene encoding zinc finger and SCAN domain-containing protein 2-like translates to MDDINQQNMDMRHKQACINLERATQFITQALEHEVGRNREFCMLIRRLEERKVETERSLTEHVQSNRQLTLKIEELQKLLEEKDNSLTLAHQTVALLENELKDLYQQFQTQESTHRTFQKVNECLQDWESHLKVESSLDFSDSERLESPVVEIKEEAAAENDGCGEYRQPAEETHSRTEYSICTDIDMKTELIQDEQKKSNRNPVVSPETHLSSTEPVSLAQFKEVSVVLVDCSWRQEQRGTDAEDKSDDQRKGTSNSSTSPPSGTPDIRSVQQTSPSSISPTTETEERFEHVSDVCKKTFLHSPTLGTHRHVNMAGMPYTYSLCGENFTVRTELLDHVRLHSGEKQYLCTTCGKTFTTEVNLKRHQWTHTGKSPHTCGQCNKSFTRRLTLLEHLRVHTGEKPHQCATCGKRFAAYKNLRTHQWTHTGWSPHTCAQCGKGFPRRDRLEDHQRSHSHSREFSTPQQSKGST, encoded by the exons ATGGACGATATCAATCAGCAGAATATGGACATGAGGCACAAACAAGCCTGCATCAATCTGGAAAGGGCCACTCAATTTATCACACAAGCATTAGAG CATGAAGTAGGTCGAAACCGGGAGTTTTGCATGTTGATTCGTCgcctggaggagaggaaggtggAGACTGAGAGGAGCCTGACGGAGCATGTGCAGTCAAACAGACAGCTGACGCTGAAGATTGAAGAACTACAGAAACTCCTGGAGGAAAAAGACAACTCACTCACACTAGCCcaccag aCTGTGGCTCTGCTGGAAAATGAACTGAAGGACCTGTATCAACAGTTCCAGACCCAAGAGAGTACACATCG GACATTTCAGAAAGTGAATGAATGTCTGCAGGACTGGGAGAGCCACCTCAAAgttgag AGCTCGCTGGACTTTTCTGACTCAGAGAGGCTGGAGAGTCCCGTGGTGGAGATTAAAGAGGAAGCAGCAGCTGAGAATGATGGCTGTGGAGAGTACCGTCAGCCTG CTGAGGAAACTCACTCCAGAACAGAATACAGCATCTGTACAGATATCGATATGAAGACGGAACTTATCCAG GATGAGCAAAAGAAATCAAACAGAAATCCAGTCGTGTCCCCTGAAACGCACCTGTCCAGTACAGAACCTGTGTCTCTGGCCCAGTTTAAGGAAGTGTCAGTGGTGCTGGTGGACTGCTCTTGGAGGCAGGAACAGCGTGGAACGGATGCAGAGGACAAAAGCGATGACCAGC GAAAAGGGACATCCAACTCCTCAACTTCACCACCCTCCGGGACACCGGATATCCGCAGTGTCCAGCAGACGtccccctcctccatctctcccaccACCGAGACTGAGGAGAGGTTCGAACACGTCTCTGACGTGTGTAAGAAAACATTTCTGCACAGCCCAACGCTTGGGACGCACCGGCACGTGAACATGGCAGGGATGCCTTACACCTACTCCCTATGTGGCGAGAACTTCACCGTACGTACCGAACTTCTGGACCATGTGCGCCTCCACTCTGGGGAGAAGCAGTACCTGTGCACCACCTGTGGCAAAACCTTCACCACTGAGGTAAACCTCAAGAGACACCAGTGGACTCACACGGGGAAGAGTCCGCACACCTGTGGCCAGTGCAACAAGAGCTTCACAAGACGACTGACCCTTCTGGAACACCTGCGCGTCCACACCGGGGAGAAGCCGCACCAGTGCGCCACGTGTGGGAAAAGGTTCGCTGCCTATAAAAACCTCCGGACACATCAGTGGACTCACACAGGATGGAGTCCGCACACCTGCGCGCAGTGTGGGAAGGGTTTCCCACGGCGCGATCGCCTCGAGGACCATCAgcgctctcactctcactccagGGAGTTTTCAACACCACAACAGAGCAAAGGCAGTACGTAG
- the LOC125293191 gene encoding major histocompatibility complex class I-related gene protein-like isoform X1: MPKISLHIVGVLCIFCILNATVYGAHSLLAFATYIKGHTPFHEFSAVLMLDDIQVGYYSSKEQKLLSRGPMNEEILEPSDQKNAFTVFTMMHEHMSVRTHKLMHHYNSTHGVQFHQRIFGCDLQARNRPGRMVSKESFNGDSGDEKYLSIPDQTLQTEFKWPGAWDTLQSESFKWVIADFYQPICINALHTFLEQNKRRVRRKVKPRVRLFQKALPDTGGAKITCLATGFYPRHINLTLLRDGQSVSDHQITGGELLPNGDETYQMRKSLEVSAEELQQHRYTCTAEHLGLDNKLDIPLDYEPFPGGKYIVIVVVLLACLIGSIIALLICRRKCKDGEQRKEQKEGEDERTLFRSLRQESHLF; encoded by the exons ATGCCAAAGATAAGCCTACACATTGTTGGCGTTTTGTGTATTTTCTGCATTCTTAATGCTACTGTCTATG GTGCTCATTCATTGTTGGCCTTTGCCACATATATCAAAGGGCACACGCCTTTTCATGAATTCAGTGCTGTGCTTATGCTGGATGACATTCAGGTTGGGTACTATTCCTCCAAAGAACAAAAGCTTCTCTCAAGAGGACCCATGAATGAGGAAATACTTGAGCCCAGTGACCAGAAAAATGCCTTCACAGTATTTACTATGATGCATGAGCACATGAGCGTTAGAACACATAAACTGATGCATCACTATAATAGCACACATG GGGTGCAGTTTCACCAGCGAATATTTGGCTGTGATTTACAAGCCAGGAACAGACCAGGGAGAATGGTGAGTAAGGAGTCTTTCAATGGAGACAGTGGAGATGAAAAGTACCTCAGCATTCCTGACCAGACCCTTCAGACTGAATTCAAATGGCCGGGAGCCTGGGACACCCTCCAGTCGGAGAGTTTCAAATGGGTCATTGCAGACTTTTACCAGCCTATCTGCATCAATGCACTTCATACATTTCTTGAGCAGAACAAAAGACGTGTGAGGAGAAAAG TCAAACCCAGAGTCAGGCTCTTCCAAAAGGCACTCCCAGACACTGGAGGGGCCAAAATCACCTGTTTGGCCACTGGTTTCTACCCCCGTCACATCAACCTGACCCTGCTCAGAGACGGCCAGTCTGTGTCTGATCACCAGATAACTGGGGGGGAGCTGCTACCTAATGGTGATGAGACGTACCAGATGAGGAAGAGCCTGGAGGTCAGCGCAGAGGAACTGCAGCAGCACCGTTACACCTGCACAGCTGAACACCTAGGCCTAGACAATAAGCTGGACATACCTTTAG ATTATGAGCCTTTTCCAGGCGGAAAATATATTGTGATAGTGGTGGTGTTGCTTGCATGTCTGATTGGATCCATCATCGCCCTACTcatttgtagacgaaaatgtaAAG ATGGAGAACAGAGGAAGGAGCAGAAGGAAGGGGAAGATGAAAGAACTCTTTTCAGGAGTCTGAGACAAGagtcacatttattttaa
- the LOC125293191 gene encoding patr class I histocompatibility antigen, A-5 alpha chain-like isoform X3 — protein MLDDIQVGYYSSKEQKLLSRGPMNEEILEPSDQKNAFTVFTMMHEHMSVRTHKLMHHYNSTHGVQFHQRIFGCDLQARNRPGRMVSKESFNGDSGDEKYLSIPDQTLQTEFKWPGAWDTLQSESFKWVIADFYQPICINALHTFLEQNKRRVRRKVKPRVRLFQKALPDTGGAKITCLATGFYPRHINLTLLRDGQSVSDHQITGGELLPNGDETYQMRKSLEVSAEELQQHRYTCTAEHLGLDNKLDIPLDYEPFPGGKYIVIVVVLLACLIGSIIALLICRRKCKDGEQRKEQKEGEDERTLFRSLRQESHLF, from the exons ATGCTGGATGACATTCAGGTTGGGTACTATTCCTCCAAAGAACAAAAGCTTCTCTCAAGAGGACCCATGAATGAGGAAATACTTGAGCCCAGTGACCAGAAAAATGCCTTCACAGTATTTACTATGATGCATGAGCACATGAGCGTTAGAACACATAAACTGATGCATCACTATAATAGCACACATG GGGTGCAGTTTCACCAGCGAATATTTGGCTGTGATTTACAAGCCAGGAACAGACCAGGGAGAATGGTGAGTAAGGAGTCTTTCAATGGAGACAGTGGAGATGAAAAGTACCTCAGCATTCCTGACCAGACCCTTCAGACTGAATTCAAATGGCCGGGAGCCTGGGACACCCTCCAGTCGGAGAGTTTCAAATGGGTCATTGCAGACTTTTACCAGCCTATCTGCATCAATGCACTTCATACATTTCTTGAGCAGAACAAAAGACGTGTGAGGAGAAAAG TCAAACCCAGAGTCAGGCTCTTCCAAAAGGCACTCCCAGACACTGGAGGGGCCAAAATCACCTGTTTGGCCACTGGTTTCTACCCCCGTCACATCAACCTGACCCTGCTCAGAGACGGCCAGTCTGTGTCTGATCACCAGATAACTGGGGGGGAGCTGCTACCTAATGGTGATGAGACGTACCAGATGAGGAAGAGCCTGGAGGTCAGCGCAGAGGAACTGCAGCAGCACCGTTACACCTGCACAGCTGAACACCTAGGCCTAGACAATAAGCTGGACATACCTTTAG ATTATGAGCCTTTTCCAGGCGGAAAATATATTGTGATAGTGGTGGTGTTGCTTGCATGTCTGATTGGATCCATCATCGCCCTACTcatttgtagacgaaaatgtaAAG ATGGAGAACAGAGGAAGGAGCAGAAGGAAGGGGAAGATGAAAGAACTCTTTTCAGGAGTCTGAGACAAGagtcacatttattttaa
- the LOC125293191 gene encoding patr class I histocompatibility antigen, A-5 alpha chain-like isoform X2, giving the protein MPKISLHIVGVLCIFCILNATVYGAHSLLAFATYIKGHTPFHEFSAVLMLDDIQVGYYSSKEQKLLSRGPMNEEILEPSDQKNAFTVFTMMHEHMSVRTHKLMHHYNSTHGVQFHQRIFGCDLQARNRPGRMVSKESFNGDSGDEKYLSIPDQTLQTEFKWPGAWDTLQSESFKWVIADFYQPICINALHTFLEQNKRRVRRKVKPRVRLFQKALPDTGGAKITCLATGFYPRHINLTLLRDGQSVSDHQITGGELLPNGDETYQMRKSLEVSAEELQQHRYTCTAEHLGLDNKLDIPLDYEPFPGGKYIVIVVVLLACLIGSIIALLICRRKCKADL; this is encoded by the exons ATGCCAAAGATAAGCCTACACATTGTTGGCGTTTTGTGTATTTTCTGCATTCTTAATGCTACTGTCTATG GTGCTCATTCATTGTTGGCCTTTGCCACATATATCAAAGGGCACACGCCTTTTCATGAATTCAGTGCTGTGCTTATGCTGGATGACATTCAGGTTGGGTACTATTCCTCCAAAGAACAAAAGCTTCTCTCAAGAGGACCCATGAATGAGGAAATACTTGAGCCCAGTGACCAGAAAAATGCCTTCACAGTATTTACTATGATGCATGAGCACATGAGCGTTAGAACACATAAACTGATGCATCACTATAATAGCACACATG GGGTGCAGTTTCACCAGCGAATATTTGGCTGTGATTTACAAGCCAGGAACAGACCAGGGAGAATGGTGAGTAAGGAGTCTTTCAATGGAGACAGTGGAGATGAAAAGTACCTCAGCATTCCTGACCAGACCCTTCAGACTGAATTCAAATGGCCGGGAGCCTGGGACACCCTCCAGTCGGAGAGTTTCAAATGGGTCATTGCAGACTTTTACCAGCCTATCTGCATCAATGCACTTCATACATTTCTTGAGCAGAACAAAAGACGTGTGAGGAGAAAAG TCAAACCCAGAGTCAGGCTCTTCCAAAAGGCACTCCCAGACACTGGAGGGGCCAAAATCACCTGTTTGGCCACTGGTTTCTACCCCCGTCACATCAACCTGACCCTGCTCAGAGACGGCCAGTCTGTGTCTGATCACCAGATAACTGGGGGGGAGCTGCTACCTAATGGTGATGAGACGTACCAGATGAGGAAGAGCCTGGAGGTCAGCGCAGAGGAACTGCAGCAGCACCGTTACACCTGCACAGCTGAACACCTAGGCCTAGACAATAAGCTGGACATACCTTTAG ATTATGAGCCTTTTCCAGGCGGAAAATATATTGTGATAGTGGTGGTGTTGCTTGCATGTCTGATTGGATCCATCATCGCCCTACTcatttgtagacgaaaatgtaAAG CTGATTTGTGA